Proteins from a single region of Runella sp. SP2:
- a CDS encoding bile acid:sodium symporter family protein has translation MKNYLYTLSIIVAATLALFFPQTFTQIGDFHLKTLIVPLLQIIMFGMGTTMSPKDFEAVAKSPKSVIIGLVCQFTIMPLVGYTLAVSFDFPAEIAAGIILIGCSPSGLASNVMAYIAKANVALSLTITSCATLMAPILTPLLMKLLGGSFIEIDFMKMMVEILKIIILPIGVGLAVNKIFRSQTAFLNKYMPLVSMAGIAVIICIITAAGRDSLLKVGGILIVCTLIHNLAGYVLGYWSARLLKLPEQDCRTVAIEVGLQNGGLASGIALQMGKVATVGLAPALFGPIMNITGSLLASWWSKKPTE, from the coding sequence ATGAAAAATTACCTTTATACCTTATCCATCATTGTAGCGGCAACACTTGCTCTATTTTTCCCTCAAACTTTTACCCAAATTGGGGACTTTCATTTAAAAACCCTTATTGTTCCGCTCTTGCAGATTATCATGTTTGGGATGGGAACGACCATGAGCCCAAAAGACTTTGAAGCGGTTGCAAAATCTCCCAAAAGTGTCATCATTGGCCTCGTTTGTCAATTCACTATTATGCCCTTGGTGGGTTATACTTTGGCTGTAAGTTTTGACTTTCCTGCTGAAATTGCGGCAGGAATTATTCTAATTGGTTGTTCACCAAGCGGCCTAGCCTCAAACGTGATGGCGTATATTGCCAAGGCAAATGTGGCATTATCATTGACGATAACCTCTTGTGCAACCTTGATGGCTCCCATTCTTACACCTCTTTTGATGAAATTATTGGGAGGGTCGTTTATAGAAATTGATTTTATGAAGATGATGGTTGAAATCTTAAAAATCATCATTTTGCCCATCGGTGTGGGGTTGGCCGTGAATAAAATCTTTAGAAGTCAAACTGCGTTTCTAAACAAATACATGCCATTGGTTTCGATGGCAGGAATTGCCGTTATTATTTGTATCATTACGGCTGCGGGGCGGGATAGTTTGTTGAAGGTGGGCGGAATACTCATTGTATGTACATTGATTCATAATTTGGCTGGCTATGTGCTCGGGTATTGGAGTGCAAGATTATTGAAACTTCCCGAACAAGATTGTCGAACAGTCGCTATTGAAGTAGGTTTGCAAAATGGAGGGTTAGCCTCAGGAATTGCCCTACAAATGGGGAAAGTAGCAACTGTGGGGTTAGCGCCAGCGTTGTTTGGGCCAATTATGAACATTACAGGGTCATTGTTGGCGAGTTGGTGGAGTAAAAAACCAACCGAATAA